ATCAAATTTAATTGAATTACTTTCTATGATGATGCTTCCAGGTGCATTAGTTTATACTTTTGGGTTAATGCTTAAAAATAAGAAGCAAGGATGGACAATATTTGCTGCAATGGCAGGAATATTTATTATTGCATTACCAATATGTTATTTTGCAGAAAAAGCAGGTAACCCAGCTTTAGCCCATGTCGGATTAAGCCAAGCTATGGGAAATATGGAAGGTAAAGAAGTAAGATTTGGAATAGCACAGTCATCATTATTTACTACGGTTACTACAGCTTTTACAACAGGAACTGTTAATAATATGCATGATTCATTAACACCACTTGGTGGGGCAGTAGCATTAATGAACATGATGCTTAATGTTATATTTGGTGGAAAAGGCGTAGGTTTTATGAACATGATAATGTATGCAATTCTTACAGTTTTTCTATGTGGACTTATGGTTGGAAGAACGCCAGAATTTTTATCGAAGAAGCTTGAAGGTAAAGAAATTAAATTAATAGCTCTAGCTATAATCATTCATCCGTTTTTAATATTAATGTTTTCAGCCTTGGCTTTGATTACTCCTCAAGGATTAGCAGGTATATCGAATCCAGGATTTCATGGTTTAAGCCAAATAGTTTATCAATTTACATCATCAGCCGCCAATAATGGTTCTGGATTTGAAGGAATGGCTGATAATACACTATTTTGGAATACTGCAACTGGAATAGTTATGTTTTTGGGAAGATATTTATCAATTATAATTCTTCTTTCAGTAGCGGGATCACTAGCAGGTAAAAGAACTATACCACAAACAACAGGAACTTTTAGGACAGATAATACAATGTTTGCAGTAACATTGATTGCTATTGTTTTAATAATTGGAGCATTAACATTTTTACCAGCATTAGCGCTTGGACCAGTAGCGGAACATTTAACATTGTGGCATTGATACCAAAACCTTGATTATTATGATATTGAAGACAAGGAGAATAATAATATGAGTAATGAAAAGAGAGAATCTAAATTTATTACAAAAGAAATATTAAATGAAGCAATTATAGAATCTTTTAAAAAACTTAATCCAAAATATATGATAAAGAATCCAGTAATGTTTGTAGTTGAAGTAGGATTTGTTATAACCTTATTGCTTACATTTTTACCAAGCTTATTCGGAGATAAAGGGAACAACCTACAAGTATACAATTTTATTGTGGCAGTAATACTCTTTATAACAGTACTTTTTGCAAATTTTGCTGAAGCAGTGGCAGAAGGACGTGGAAAAGCTCAAGCTGAAAATTTAAAGAAAATGCGTAAGGATACTGTAGCTAAACTTTTAAATTCTGATGGAACTACTAAAATTATAAATGCAAATGAATTAAAAAAAGGAGATGTAGTTTTAGTAGAAAATGGAGAGATAATTCCAAATGATGGTGAAGTTATAGATGGAATAGCGTCTGTAGATGAATCAGCTATAACTGGTGAATCAGCACCTGTTATGAAGGAACGTGGAGGGGATTTTGCCTCAGTTACAGGAGGCACAAAGGTTGTAAGTGACTGGCTTAAAATTGAAATAACAGCAACTCCAGGAGAATCTTTCTTGGATAAAATGATTTCTCTTGTAGAAGGGGCATCAAGACAAAAGACTCCAAATGAAATTGCTCTTAATACTGTACTTGTAAGCTTAACAATTATATTTCTTATAGTAATAGTTGCACTATATCCAATGGCACAATATTCCGGGGTTTCAATCTATATTTCTACCCTAATTGCACTTTTAGTTTGTTTAATACCTACAACTATTGGAGGGTTATTATCAGCTATTGGTATTGCAGGTATGGATAGAGTTACAAAATTTAATGTTATAGCTATGTCAGGAAAAGCAGTAGAAGCCTGTGGTGATGTTGATACAATGCTTCTTGATAAGACTGGAACAATAACCTTTGGTAACAGACTTGCTGCAGAATTTATACCTGTTGGAAATTCAGATAAAACAGAGTTAATAAATTATGCTGTAATATGCTCATTAAAAGATGATACACCAGAAGGAAAATCAATAGTTGAACTTGGCAGAAAGAGCGGTACAACAGTTAATGGAGAAGAATATAAGAATCAGGATTTTATTGAATTTACAGCTCAAACAAGGATGAGTGGCTTAGATTTACCAAATGGATTAAAGATAAGGAAAGGGGCTTCAGATGCTATAAAGAATAGAATAAAAGAACTTGGAGGAAATATTCCAAAAGATTTAGATGATGCTGTAAATGGAGTTTCAAAATTAGGTGGAACACCTCTTGTAGTTTGTGTTAATGAAAAAGCATACGGAGTTATATATCTTAAGGATACTGTTAAACCAGGTCTAGTAGAAAGATTTCAAAGACTTAGAGAAATTGGAATTAAAACAGTTATGTGTACAGGAGACAATCCTTTAACAGCAGCAACAATTGCTAAAGAAGCTGGTGTAGATGAGTTTATAGCAGAATGTAAACCAGAAGATAAAATTGCTGCAATTAAGAAAGAGCAGGAACAAGGTAAGCTTGTAGCAATGACTGGTGATGGAACTAATGATGCACCAGCTCTAGCACAGGCAGATGTAGGACTTGCAATGAATAGTGGAACTACAGCAGCCAAAGAAGCAGCAAACATGGTGGATTTGGACTCAGATCCGACAAAGATTCTTGAAGTGGTTGAAATAGGGAAACAGCTTTTAATTACAAGAGGAGCTTTAACAACTTTTAGTATAGCTAATGATGTAGCTAAATACTTTGCAATTATTCCAGCTATTTTTACAGTAGCTATACCTGAAATGCAGATTATGAATGTAATGGGACTTTCAACACCATATAGTGCTATATTATCAGCGCTTATATTTAATGCAATAATAATACCATTACTTATTCCAATAGCCATGAAGGGTGTAAAATACAAACCAATGAAAGCAGAAACTATGCTTCTAAGAAATATGCTTATTTTT
The window above is part of the Clostridium saccharoperbutylacetonicum N1-4(HMT) genome. Proteins encoded here:
- the kdpB gene encoding potassium-transporting ATPase subunit KdpB; this translates as MSNEKRESKFITKEILNEAIIESFKKLNPKYMIKNPVMFVVEVGFVITLLLTFLPSLFGDKGNNLQVYNFIVAVILFITVLFANFAEAVAEGRGKAQAENLKKMRKDTVAKLLNSDGTTKIINANELKKGDVVLVENGEIIPNDGEVIDGIASVDESAITGESAPVMKERGGDFASVTGGTKVVSDWLKIEITATPGESFLDKMISLVEGASRQKTPNEIALNTVLVSLTIIFLIVIVALYPMAQYSGVSIYISTLIALLVCLIPTTIGGLLSAIGIAGMDRVTKFNVIAMSGKAVEACGDVDTMLLDKTGTITFGNRLAAEFIPVGNSDKTELINYAVICSLKDDTPEGKSIVELGRKSGTTVNGEEYKNQDFIEFTAQTRMSGLDLPNGLKIRKGASDAIKNRIKELGGNIPKDLDDAVNGVSKLGGTPLVVCVNEKAYGVIYLKDTVKPGLVERFQRLREIGIKTVMCTGDNPLTAATIAKEAGVDEFIAECKPEDKIAAIKKEQEQGKLVAMTGDGTNDAPALAQADVGLAMNSGTTAAKEAANMVDLDSDPTKILEVVEIGKQLLITRGALTTFSIANDVAKYFAIIPAIFTVAIPEMQIMNVMGLSTPYSAILSALIFNAIIIPLLIPIAMKGVKYKPMKAETMLLRNMLIFGGGGVLVPFVGIKIIDIIITPLVRVLNIG
- the kdpA gene encoding potassium-transporting ATPase subunit KdpA, which produces MEWLQIIISLLLFMLIIVPLGKYLYYVSTGEKTFADKLFNPIDNLIYKICRINKDEEMNWKEYVFSIIAVNAVMVFIGYIILRAQGGLFLNPNKIDGMEQSLSFNTIISFMTNTNLQDYSGESGLSHLSQMIVIIFMMFTSAATGFAAALAFMRGIIGKKGMGNFFVDITRITTRVLLPFSIVIGLLLVSQGVPQTLSGTKTVTTIEGKMQDIAMGPVAALEAIKHIGTNGGGFFGANSAHPFENPTPLSNLIELLSMMMLPGALVYTFGLMLKNKKQGWTIFAAMAGIFIIALPICYFAEKAGNPALAHVGLSQAMGNMEGKEVRFGIAQSSLFTTVTTAFTTGTVNNMHDSLTPLGGAVALMNMMLNVIFGGKGVGFMNMIMYAILTVFLCGLMVGRTPEFLSKKLEGKEIKLIALAIIIHPFLILMFSALALITPQGLAGISNPGFHGLSQIVYQFTSSAANNGSGFEGMADNTLFWNTATGIVMFLGRYLSIIILLSVAGSLAGKRTIPQTTGTFRTDNTMFAVTLIAIVLIIGALTFLPALALGPVAEHLTLWH